From the genome of Deinococcus reticulitermitis, one region includes:
- a CDS encoding CidA/LrgA family protein: MSRETPEGSVTAALAAPVRFLLGLGLLVAFAALGTALTSALVLPLPGSVVGMVLLWGALSLGLVRLHWLGDAADGLLAILGLLFVPATVGFIEYLSAGAAWGLWLLVMTAGLLLGAGLAGVLAGRLIRAEPPGGAP, translated from the coding sequence ATGAGCCGGGAGACCCCGGAGGGCTCGGTTACGGCGGCGCTCGCGGCTCCCGTTCGGTTCCTGCTCGGCCTCGGGCTGCTCGTCGCGTTTGCGGCGCTCGGCACGGCGCTGACCAGTGCCCTCGTCCTCCCGCTGCCCGGCTCGGTGGTGGGGATGGTGCTGCTGTGGGGAGCGCTCTCGCTGGGCCTCGTGCGGCTGCACTGGCTGGGGGACGCCGCCGATGGGCTGCTTGCCATCCTCGGGCTGCTGTTCGTGCCGGCCACCGTGGGCTTTATCGAGTACCTCTCGGCGGGGGCAGCGTGGGGGCTGTGGCTGCTCGTGATGACGGCGGGGCTGCTGCTCGGGGCGGGGCTGGCCGGCGTCCTCGCGGGGCGGCTGATTCGCGCCGAGCCCCCCGGGGGGGCGCCGTGA